From one Lasioglossum baleicum chromosome 11, iyLasBale1, whole genome shotgun sequence genomic stretch:
- the LOC143213488 gene encoding uncharacterized protein LOC143213488: MAGTFTVYKRKLRLLQGDPWHEWKLIKQRPAVNPFPGLDLTDKIPLPIECIAHIVQYLPFPDRARLEQVSRRWRTETLASFHPIRHLGLTDWRWPQGWSGRKVTTEAFYWLVRRAQNIQKITIAEETLTPPLRPQVIAIALKEAPELTTIDFTAAPIRPSAMRNLAEAANRLEQLSIGECCGNVEMDLQRVLEGAAQLTSFRATRTVLKGRPLLCLRVDLKQLTLDRCKGLRAEFLQGAMAKLQKLEYLELNLCDPLPNYGALNALRENIAIRQTRIQH; this comes from the coding sequence ATGGCGGGTACTTTCACCGTATATAAGAGAAAGTTAAGGTTATTGCAAGGAGACCCTTGGCACGAATGGAAACTAATTAAGCAACGACCGGCTGTTAACCCATTCCCGGGACTGGATTTAACGGATAAGATACCCTTACCAATAGaatgcatagcgcatatcgTGCAGTATCTACCGTTTCCAGACAGGGCCCGACTGGAACAAGTATCGCGGAGATGGAGAACGGAGACCTTGGCCTCGTTTCATCCAATTAGGCATCTGGGTCTTACCGATTGGCGCTGGCCGCAGGGCTGGTCGGGTAGAAAAGTAACAACAGAGGCATTCTATTGGTTGGTGCGAAGAGCACAAAATATTCAGAAAATAACGATTGCGGAAGAAACACTGACACCGCCCTTGCGACCACAGGTGATAGCAATAGCTTTAAAGGAGGCTCCGGAACTGACTACCATCGACTTTACTGCAGCGCCTATCAGACCATCGGCGATGAGAAATCTAGCGGAAGCGGCAAATAGGCTGGAACAATTAAGTATAGGCGAATGTTGCGGAAACGTGGAAATGGATCTGCAGCGGGTCCTGGAAGGAGCAGCGCAATTGACTTCATTCAGGGCGACGCGGACAGTTCTGAAAGGGCGACCTTTGCTGTGCCTGCGCGTAGACTTGAAACAGCTGACCTTAGACCGCTGTAAAGGACTGCGAGCAGAATTCTTACAGGGTGCAATGGCCAAACTCCAAAAACTAGAATACCTGGAGCTAAATCTTTGCGATCCACTCCCGAACTATGGCGCGCTGAATGCACTCAGGGAAAATATAGCAATACGGCAAACACGCATACAACATTGA